Proteins found in one Bacteroidales bacterium WCE2008 genomic segment:
- a CDS encoding mannose-1-phosphate guanylyltransferase translates to MTYNQYCVIMAGGYGNHFWPMSRDDRPKQFIDISGDGKSLVRKAYDRCKSLVPVENILIVTLERFSPFVQEQIPELSPENLLLEPHGRKTAPCVVYSTYSIIKRNPDAVIAMIPADQIIYDEEKYRKTLASALDYAEKNKVLMTIGVVPSRPDPNYGYIQASGGRIPMNSDGPVKVKTFTEKPDPALAEVFWKSGEFFWNSGIFVWQASVIKEECERFIPQITGLFQGWEGAIGTNAEKVFIDKAYTDCNKLSIDYGVMEKTGIAWLYPADFGWCDIDSWDAMYSTFPSKDSSGNASNCGPEYIENVRNTIIMATDKKKMIAIKGLENYIVVDTPDVLMICPKDDKTYHEFLTGTALQGFNDYK, encoded by the coding sequence ATGACCTATAACCAGTACTGCGTAATAATGGCCGGAGGATACGGAAACCATTTCTGGCCAATGAGTCGCGACGACAGACCCAAGCAGTTTATCGACATATCCGGTGACGGCAAGTCCCTTGTTAGGAAAGCCTATGACCGGTGCAAATCGCTTGTGCCTGTCGAGAACATCCTTATAGTCACACTTGAAAGGTTCAGTCCTTTCGTGCAGGAACAGATTCCCGAACTCAGCCCGGAGAACCTGCTTCTGGAGCCTCACGGCCGGAAGACAGCTCCGTGCGTAGTCTATTCCACTTATTCTATCATCAAGCGCAATCCGGATGCAGTAATCGCTATGATTCCTGCCGACCAGATCATCTATGATGAAGAAAAATACCGCAAGACGCTCGCCAGCGCCCTGGATTATGCCGAAAAGAACAAGGTCCTGATGACCATCGGCGTCGTCCCGAGCAGGCCGGACCCGAACTATGGTTATATCCAGGCTTCGGGCGGCAGGATTCCGATGAATTCAGACGGTCCTGTCAAGGTGAAGACGTTTACCGAGAAGCCGGACCCGGCCCTCGCTGAGGTATTCTGGAAAAGCGGTGAGTTCTTCTGGAACTCGGGTATTTTCGTTTGGCAGGCGTCGGTGATAAAGGAGGAGTGCGAGCGTTTCATTCCGCAGATAACCGGACTATTCCAGGGCTGGGAAGGAGCGATCGGCACAAACGCCGAAAAGGTCTTCATCGACAAGGCCTACACCGACTGCAACAAACTGTCGATCGACTATGGTGTCATGGAGAAGACCGGCATCGCCTGGCTTTATCCGGCGGATTTCGGCTGGTGCGATATCGACAGCTGGGATGCGATGTATTCGACATTCCCGTCTAAAGACAGCTCCGGAAATGCGTCCAACTGCGGACCGGAGTATATCGAGAACGTCAGGAATACGATCATCATGGCGACGGACAAGAAAAAGATGATCGCCATTAAGGGGCTGGAGAACTACATCGTGGTCGACACCCCGGACGTGCTGATGATCTGTCCGAAGGACGACAAGACTTACCACGAGTTTCTGACGGGTACAGCCCTGCAGGGATTCAATGATTATAAATAG